One Malassezia restricta chromosome III, complete sequence DNA segment encodes these proteins:
- a CDS encoding phosphatase with a broad substrate specificity, translating into MSHSRILIVRHGETNENVQGIVQGQLDTMLNEIGYEQAHKTGMALRHEPLSRIITSPLKRTLHTAEAIASFHPGIQVELDARLKERYFGEIEGRAFESPAHWPAHAEGMEPRDQLRDRLASMWEDLKRDAQARPSIIVLVSHGGAISSLIHHVIVRSGDAVFAPSITPHRCWNCSISDIHLPADAPGVIVRWADVSHLEDAAHKVVNVDENFTA; encoded by the coding sequence ATGTCACACAGCCGCATCTTGATTGTACGGCATGGTGAGACCAATGAAAATGTGCAGGGTATTGTACAAGGCCAGCTAGATACTATGCTGAACGAGATCGGGTATGAGCAGGCACATAAAACGggcatggcgctgcgccatgaGCCACTTTCGCGCATTATCACGAGTCCGCTGAAACGCACGCTGCACACCGCAGAAGCCATCGCATCGTTCCATCCCGGTATACAGGTCGAACTCGATGCACGACTGAAAGAACGCTACTTTGGAGAAATAGAAGGGCGCGCCTTCGAGAGTCCAGCACATTGGCCAGCACATGCAGAGGGCATGGAACCTCGCGATCAGCTACGAGACCGCCTGGCATCCATGTGGGAAGACTTGAAGCGCGACGCTCAAGCCAGGCCCTCTATCATTGTGCTCGTAAGTCATGGAGGTGCGATAAGTTCTCTCATCCACCATGTGATCGTGCGATCAGGTGACGCTGTATTTGCCCCATCTATTACCCCCCATCGCTGCTGGAATTGCAGCATCTCCGACATTCATCTGCCTGCCGATGCCCCAGGCGTCATTGTGCGCTGGGCTGACGTCTCGCACCTCGAAGATGCCGCACACAAGGTGGTCAATGTAGACGAAAATTTTACCGCATAG
- a CDS encoding essential protein that forms a complex with Rli1p and Yae1p → MSDAGVMAPCSAQDENKQIVLEQFNLDDVTQLEDLPLAKGRQQGYEKGRIFGKMEGRALGREKGFDLWNELGYYKGVISMYKRMIQSQTSTIDDATRKKQRQWQQLESFEALWSLIPQYNDSSGHNPPPHQDDTQADTYNFGKLVERVRARYRLVCKALGFDPPHSISPHMNTSGTSLTPNLPPQNMVRVAGQLVDQKHLHY, encoded by the exons ATGTCTGATGCTGGCGTGATGGCACCATGCAGCGCTCAGGACGAAAATAA GCAAATTGTGCTCGAACAATTCAACTTGGACGACGTCACTCAATTAGAAGATTT GCCACTTGCAAAGGGACGTCAGCAGGGGTATGAAAAAGGTCGAATATTTGGTAAAATGGAAGGAAGAGCGCTCGGTCGCGAAAAAGGATTCGACTTATGGAATGAATTGGGTTACTACAAAGGTGTAATATCTATGTATAAACGCATGATCCAATCGCAAACGTCTACAATTGATGATGCAACTCGCAAGAAACAGCGACAATGGCAACAACTCGAAAGTTTTGAAGCATTATGGAGCTTAATACCACAATACAATGATTCGTCTGGTCACAACCCCCCACCTCACCAGGATGACACGCAGGCTGACACGTATAATTTTGGCAAGCTAGTGGAGCGCGTTCGAGCCCGTTACAGGCTTGTATGCAAAGCACTTGGCTTTGATCCTCCCCATTCAATTTCACCTCACATGAATACTTCTGGCACTTCGCTAACGCCAAACCTGCCCCCACAGAATATGGTCCGTGTGGCAGGTCAATTGGTGGATCAAAAACATCTGCACTATTGA
- a CDS encoding anaphase-promoting complex subunit 5: MAGQPYLLQGHTVALLLIIAFFCLKRIPEEDRARRVVLLYVVRAMENIDAPPANLDIMRHRLRIALSPFSKTYHELDAHIKAQFDMLESVDGLMQLFGEQLNDCMHMIGDPNPGSQAEFSLLHRRSYVGLYVRRASFQFAMMLEHERMQLLQLCRAWRDGDAHAVVDRWRTSAQAHAYYMWRESARRGEYVILKENLHAFFNYTLPGCDRDLHQHALLNLAHFHTQTQGYQAARTVLDEAILLARTVGDTECIRACDHLLDQLSYLDPRPHQAGLLTQQDAQESLQCGAYAPLALWKADMDRQQGRPLLDIIQRIYDTTWKPRPPIPTTQPEWEPRPSIERCAACPSAILARTWLQLGVPLVAEVYMAHVRRLGSFRPEHWDELVVDTAITRAFRETERGMYDQGVSALLEPSVLRQVTSLALHQRWQDAIWQILYTRARRQSHTSMLRRIKALSPHVGEWYTPLPSPTQRSACDWLEEAQNMIQARQPHQGLEALMRALAASEARQLYPLRRTCLAVLADVMVLSLGMPSEARALLDEILPQALADENGERRAYVHLVEAKYFISTKDLYQARMSLRRAALDYERTETWKDLASCLYMEARVAHALHDADHDDVQARYERAQAQYDAALVAPCPSTLDAWVQLVRRLGAFSRRRDT, translated from the exons ATGGCGGGTCAGCCGTACCTGCTGCAGGGTCATACAGTGGCGTTATTGCTGATCATCGCATTTTTTTGCCTGAAGCGAATTCCAGAAGAGGACAGGGCGCGCCGCGTAGTCCTCTTGTACGTCGTTCGTGCTATGGAGAAT ATcgatgcaccgcctgcgAACCTCGATATCATGCGACATCGTCTTCGCATAGCACTGAGTCCTTTCTCTAAAACGTACCATGAGCTTGATGCGCACATAAAAGCCCAATTTGACATGTTGGAGAGCGTGGATGGACTTATGCAGCTATTTGGTGAAC AACTTAACGATTGTATGCACATGATCGGCGATCCAAATCCTGGCTCTCAAGCTGAATTTTCCCTCCTTCACCGGCGCTCGTATGTTGGCCTgtacgtgcgccgcgcttccTTCCAATTTGCCAtgatgctcgagcacgaacGCATGCAATTACTGCAGCTgtgtcgcgcatggcgcgatggcgatgcgcatgccgtgGTAGACAGGTGGCGTACGAGTGCTCAGGCGCATGCATACTACATGTGGCGCGAGAgtgcgcgccgtggcgaATACGTCATCCTCAAGGAGAATTTGCATGCTTTTTTTAATTATACCCTCCCTGGTTGTGACCGAGACTTGCATCAACACGCACTATTGAACTTGGCCCACTTTCATACGCAGACACAGGGATATCAGGCAGCACGTACtgtgctggatgaggcgATCCTGCTTGCTCGTACTGTGGGCGATACCGAATGCATTCGAGCATGTGACCACCTGCTAGATCAGCTGTCGTATCTGGATCCACGACCGCACCAGGCTGGTCTGCTGACACAACAAGATGCGCAAGAATCGCTCCAATGTGGGGCGTATGCGCCATTGGCCCTGTGGAAGGCCGACATGGACCGGCAACAAGGTCGTCCCCTCCTCGACATCATCCAGCGCATCTATGATACCACGTGGAAACCACGGCCGCCCATCCCAACGACGCAGCCAGAGTGGGAGCCGCGACCTAGTATTGAGCGATGTGCCGCGTGCCCCTCGGCCATCCTAGCACGCACATGGCTTCAACTTGGCGTACCTCTCGTAGCCGAGGTGTACATGGCTCATGTACGTCGGCTCGGCTCGTTCCGCCCGGAGCATTGGGACGAGCTTGTTGTCGACACGGCTATTACAAGAGCATTCCGTGAAACGGAGCGTGGGATGTATGATCAGGGAGTGTCTGCGCTCCTAGAGCCATctgtgctgcgccaggtAACCTCGTTAGCTCTGCATCAACGTTGGCAGGATGCCATCTGGCAGATTCTGTATAcgcgcgcacggcgacAGAGCCATACGTCCATGCTTCGACgcatcaaggcgctgaGCCCACACGTGGGTGAATGGTATACGCCTTTGCCCTCGCCCACCCAGCGATCGGCATGCGATTGGCTCGAAGAGGCTCAGAACATGATCCAGGCGCGACAGCCACACCAGGGGCTCGAGGCTCTGATGAGGGCATTGGCTGCCAGTgaggcgcggcagctgtATCCGCTTCGACGCACATGCCTCGCGGTCCTGGCTGACGTGATGGTGCTATCTCTTGGCATGCCGTCGGAAGCCCGTGCGCTCCTGGACGAGATTCTGCcacaggcgctcgcggaTGAGAATGgcgagcgtcgtgcgtACGTGCACTTAGTCGAGGCCAAGTACTTTATCTCCACGAAAGACTTATACCAAGCTCGCATGTCTcttcgacgcgccgccCTAGACTATGAGCGCACCGAGACGTGGAAAGACTTGGCCTCGTGTCTGTACATGGAAGCccgtgtcgcgcacgcacTGCACGACGCTGACCATGACGACGTACAGGCTCGGTACGAGCGTGCGCAAGCGCAGTatgatgcggcgctcgtcgcgccgtGTCCATCGACCCTCGACGCATGGGTGCAGTTGGTTCGCCGGCTAGGCGCCTTTAGCCGGCGCCGTGACACATAG
- a CDS encoding cation efflux family protein codes for MESAASHAPTFMSDSDTTIYEDQPWFLDKPAHQHHGHHNEHGHDHKHGTDWSDILDGGRNVTRIAILSLSLNMVVMLLKCAAGTYLHSLSLMAEASHAVSDSLSDLLTLVCMYKARQRPSAKFPLGYGKLEPLGSCLSSLMLLLTSLGIGAQALFQFIETVFPSYLAWANHILSWIPVLHEHHHHHSRDIENEHGKSLYGLALVVFSMLAKEAMYHIMRKTARVAQSSVLEASALHQRMESLGSAMSLVTIMFSSFGYEWLDSLCGIIRALYNGMDSWHLTLTSLGQLCDCSANPETIKEVQEQMECAVIQAQHLPELPTFTWNNVIVVSHGSGLSMYVTLLLPSHTTLKRALAAEAWVQEYFHTHYTKIQILRIKMDIREKME; via the exons ATGGAAAGTGCTGCGAGTCATGCACCTACATTCATGAGTGATTCAGATACGACAATTTATGAAGATCAACCCTGGTTTCTGGACAAGCCAGCCCATCAGCATCACGGCCATCATAACGAACATGGCCATGATCACAAGCATGGCACAGATTGGTCAGATATCTTGGATGGTGGACGAAATGTGACCCGCATCGCCATACTTTCTCTTTCTTTGAACATGGTTGTGATGCTTTTGAAGTGCGCCGCTGGCACGTATCTACACAGCTTATCACTTATGGCAGAAGCAAGCCATGCCGTGTCCGACTCACTCAGTGACCTTTTAACGTTAGTCTGCATGTACAAGGCAAGGCAAAGACCTAGTGCCAAGTTTCCGCTCGGGTATGGCAAGCTGGAACCCCTGGGCTCGTGTCTTTCGAGCCTCATGCTCCTACTGACGTCTCTCGGTATAGGCGCCCAAGCACTGTTTCAGTTTATCGAGACCGTTTTTCCATCCTATCTCGCATGGGCGAATCATATCTTATCTTGGATTCCTGTACTACATGagcatcatcatcaccatTCTCGAGACATTGAAAACGAGCATGGAAAAAGCTTATACGGTTTGGCTTTGGTCGTATTTTCCATGCTGGCAAAAGAAGCCATGTACCACATCATGCGGAAAACTGCGCGGGTCGCACAAAGTTCCGTTCTTGAAGCTAGTGCACTGCATCAGCGGATGGAGAGTTTGGGTTCTGCCATGTCCCTAGTGACCATCATGTTTTCGTCTTTCGGATACGAATGGCTCGATTCGCTTTGTGGTATCATTCGTGCTCTGTATAACGGCATGGATTCTTGGCATCTTACACTGACGTCTCTTGGACAATTGTGTGATTGCAGCGCAAACCCCGAGACCATAAAAGAGGTGCAAGAACAAATGGAATGCGCAGTGATACAAGCTCAACATCTGCCCGAGCTGCCAACCTTTACTTGGAACAACGTCATCGTGGTGTCGCATGGCTCAGGTCTGAGCATGTATGTGACTCTATTACTACCATCTCACACAACACTGAAACGAGCCCTCGCTGCCGAAGCATGGGTGCAGGAATACTTCCATACACACTATACCAAG ATCCAAATCCTACGAATCAAGATGGACATTCGCGAGAAAATGGAGTAG
- a CDS encoding HUS1 checkpoint protein codes for MRLRAYVNNVSLLSGLAQTSASVASPCYLHFTPTTLRLISPAGQYGVQIWATLDVEAVFSNYRIESHHDNEIIIEVSADSLARVLRSASGALEVMLRLGKREKDPLLSWSIVMTSQSGTRLDVMQEIVVRILRQSEYSLISEPLCPKPDVYIVTPPLSEMRLVNDQMRSLSSHVVLAANHDGTLKLALADDDVIGSAYWTRLEHPNVQGDMEQDLLTESSRKKFHEVHMHTKALQGVLSCSMLAKSTVACFCSGYCVVFYVYLAGQSRQTRPMQRTGNNDRGVLNFVVAGLAHDE; via the exons ATGCGCTTGCGTGCATATGTAAATAATGTGTCACTTCTGTCGGGTCTTGCACAAACATCTGCGAGTGTAGCATCTCCATGTTACTTACATTTTACGCCTACTACATTACGGCTTATTTCTCCAGCAGGGCAGTACGGTGTTCAGATTTGGGCAACCCTCGATGTCGAAGCAGTGTTTTCCAATTATCGCATTGAGTCGCACCATGATAACGAAATTATTATAGAAGTATCCGCCGACAGTCTGGCGCGTGTCCTACGGTCAGCCTCAGGAGCCTTGGAAGTAATGCTCCGGCTAGGTAAACGCGAGAAAGACCCGTTATTGAGCTGGAGTATCGTAATGACAAGTCAAAGTGGAACACGCCTTGATGTTATGCAAGAAATTGTTGTTCGTATTTTACGTCAATCAGAATATTCACTTATATCTGAACCACTATGTCCCAAGCCAGAT GTATATATTGTCACGCCTCCTTTATCAGAGATGCGACTTGTTAATGATCAGATGCGCTCGCTATCATCGCATGTCGTGCTCGCAGCCAACCATGACGGAACTCTCAAACTCGCTCTAGCCGATGACGACGTTATTGGTAGTGCCTATTGGACCAGATTGGAGCATCCTAATGTACAGGGAGACATGGAACAAGATTTATTAACAGAGTCGTCACGCAAAAAATTTCATGAAGTGCACATGCACACGAAGGCATTGCAAGGTGTACTTAGCTGCAGCATGCTAGCTAAATCCACTGTAGCTTGCTTTTGTTCCGGATACTGTGTCGTATTCTACGTGTATCTAGCTGGCCAGTCTCGGCAAACGCGCCCCATGCAGCGCACTGGCAACAACGACCGCGGCGTTTTAAAT TTTGTGGTGGCTGGATTGGCGCATGATGAATAA
- a CDS encoding thioesterase translates to MAAASSTPAPLMTLDAACELAQKILDMLRDQNKTWDANLFRGAECFVSYAERDGVVYRQDQRSSTERPMRAEASKICLRMKVNGQLGNQFGTMHGGCLATIVDTCSSFLTLLHSSGVAGEPWSMMGVTQALIVQYLKPTRVGKWIEVETTMRSISKTLCLLHVNIYELDGRDGQRTAHTVTGSHNKMDIRPKL, encoded by the coding sequence ATGGCTGCTGCATCATCgacgcctgcgccgctgatgacgctcgacgcggcgTGTGAGCTGGCGCAGAAGATCCTAGACATGCTACGAGATCAGAATAAGACGTGGGATGCCAATCTCTTTCGCGGCGCAGAGTGCTTCGTGTCGTACGCCGAGCGTGACGGCGTGGTGTACAGGCAGGACCagcgctccagcaccgaGCGGCCGATGCGAGCTGAGGCATCGAAGATCTGCTTGCGCATGAAGGTGAACGGCCAGCTAGGTAACCAGTTCGGAACAATGCATGGTGGCTGCCTGGCCACCATAGTCGACACGTGCTCGTCGTTCTTGACGCTACTGCACTCGagtggcgtcgctggcgagCCATGGTCGATGATGGGTGTCACGCAGGCACTCATCGTGCAGTACCTGAAGCCGACACGTGTTGGTAAGTGGATCGAAGTGGAAACGACGATGAGGTCGATCAGCAAGACACTGTGTCTGCTGCATGTGAATATATATGAGCTGGACGGCCGCGATGGACAGCGGACCGCCCATACGGTGACTGGCTCGCACAACAAGATGGACATTCGCCCCAAACTGTAA
- a CDS encoding E3 ubiquitin-protein ligase HECTD2: MTPPTSAWGRRPRPSSAAGPSSSAFPDLAASQQVSQTRRSRAARAAWSDAPASSFNPYPSRVEEMNARASQWRRTGQAPHSDLVPELVLDRHDSLESHTSRQAYASIVVRDKTAPAGASSGGAWASMFHARRTGTAASRTILQSIRAAELRQHRPPPLFNDTLDPANDNIHRAIHTFTSRDTDDERHEAQIALAACLFDVAASCPSAPDVLAALEGSAHVSRTCTEALASSVDASISPYVRVYDRERLTRIVDALTEALSWHVGAHGADTVPESLVYALSCLYDANAHRPDPLARSRFYVAATELPSIVPAYAAWLQGASNICALPWSLTLGAKAQILAWEAQSAMREASSEAWSQSAASWPECGTWPIQVSRATIVEDSFKAFSLASPGMLHRPLRVTFRDEPAQDAGGLRKEWLQVLCDTLQQQAPWFDLSQANEPQMHGLLYLHHTCTDKEIHAAELLGMAVGLALFHQVTVPLRFAPALYVMLLAMAQGHAPPCTLDTLAQLKPDLAQGLERLLHADAAEVEGMHLAWHIDTPHGPHDLRPRGSETGPVQASERDAYVARLCAYTLLESVQAPLEALAHGFASVVAPASDRSPLALLTPHELATQLCGREEHTLDVEALRAHTDLVGFPDRDAAGAQRIFANLEAFWHVWSTLAPDEQHALLGFITGCARVPALGVRSLGLRIQHIELDPMQAARVPWSSTCTSTLFLPVYASTSELHAKIRIVVRHCTGFGLA, translated from the coding sequence ATGACGCCACCCACATCCGCTTGGGGTCGAAGACCGCGtccgtcgtcggcggcggggCCGTCTTCCTCGGCGTTTCCTGATCTAGCAGCATCACAACAAGTATCACAAACACGCCGCTctcgtgctgcacgcgctgcttggagtgatgcgcctgcatcatcgTTTAATCCGTATCCTTCGCGTGTGGAAGAAATGAATGCTCGAGCGAGCCAGTGGCGGCGCACGGGGCAGGCGCCACACAGCGATCTAGTGCCTGAGCTTGTACTGGATCGGCACGACTCATTGGAGTCCCATACATCGCGACAGGCCTATGCGAGTATAGTAGTCCGCGACAAGACAGCTCCCGCCGGTgcgtcgagcggcggcgcttgGGCGTCCATGTTCCATGCCAggcgcacaggcacagctgcCTCGCGTACTATCCTACAAAGTATTCGTGCGGCTGAACTGCGTCAGCATCGACCGCCCCCTCTCTTCAACGATACGCTCGATCCGGCCAACGACAACATCCATCGCGCGATTCACACCTTTACCAGCAGAGACACGGACGATGAACGTCATGAGGCACAGATAGCTCTTGCTGCGTGCTTGTTCGACGTCGCAGCATCATGCCCTAGCGCTCCTGACGTGCTGGCAGCGCTAGAGGGCAGCGCTCACGTATCGCGTACGTGCACCGAAGCCTTGGCCTCGTCGGTCGATGCGTCCATATCGCCCTATGTGCGCGTCTATGATCGTGAGCGACTCACGCGCATCGTGGATGCACTCACAGAAGCACTGAGCTGGCATGTGGGAGCCCATGGCGCTGACACTGTGCCCGAATCCCTTGTTTACGCTCTGTCCTGCCTGTACGATGCTAATGCCCACCGCCCTGACCCTCTTGCTCGCTCGCGATTCTACGTGGCTGCGACAGAGCTGCCATCTATTGTGCCTGCCTATGCTGCCTGGCTCCAGGGCGCATCCAATATATGTGCCTTACCGTGGTCTCTGACGCTCGGCGCCAAGGCGCAAATTCTCGCTTGGGAGGCGCAATCGGCGATGCGGGAGGCATCCAGCGAAGCATGGTCCCAATCGGCTGCGTCATGGCCTGAGTGTGGCACTTGGCCGATTCAAGTATCGCGCGCTACGATCGTGGAAGACTCGTTCAAGGCATTTTCTCTAGCATCACCCGGTATGCTGCATCGGCCGTTGCGCGTCACGTTTCGCGATGAGCCCGCCCAAGATGCGGGCGGGTTACGGAAAGAATGGCTACAAGTGCTATGTGATACGCTGCAACAGCAGGCCCCATGGTTCGACTTGAGCCAAGCGAACGAGCCTCAGATGCACGGTCTTTTGTACTTGCACCACACGTGCACGGACAAGGAGATCCATGCGGCTGAACTCCTTGGCATGGCCGTGGGCCTTGCGCTCTTTCACCAAGTCACCGTCCCTCTTCGTTTCGCGCCTGCCTTGTATGtcatgctgctggccatggcacAAGGGCATGCCCCTCCATGCACGCTCGATACGCTGGCACAGCTCAAGCCTGATCTTGCCCAGGGCCTGGAGCGTCTTTTGCATGCAGACGCAGCGGAGGTGGAAGGTATGCACCTGGCATGGCACATCGATACGCCGCATGGTCCCCACGATTTGCGGCCGCGTGGATCTGAGACAGGACCCGTGCAGGCATCTGAACGAGACGCGTACGTGGCTCGTCTCTGCGCATACACACTGCTCGAGTCCGTTCAGGCACCACTTGAGGCATTGGCACATGGGTTTGCTAGTGTGGTAGCCCCTGCGAGTGACCGCTCGCCTTTGGCCCTGCTCACGCCACACgagctcgcgacgcagctaTGTGGACGCGAAGAGCACACACTCGATGTCGAAGCGCTGCGCGCTCATACGGATTTAGTGGGATTCCCAGATCGCGATGCCGCCGGTGCCCAGCGCATCTTTGCCAATCTCGAAGCCTTTTGGCACGTATGGTCGACGCTCGCACCGGACGAACAGCATGCACTTCTTGGCTTCATTACGGGCTGTGCACGCGTGCCCGCTCTAGGGGTCCGGTCTTTGGGATTGCGTATCCAACACATCGAACTCGATCCTATGCAAGCTGCTCGTGTACCTTGGAGCAGCACTTGTACGTCGACGCTCTTTCTGCCTGTGTACGCGTCCACATCTGAGCTCCATGCCAAAATACGCatcgtcgtgcgccacTGCACGGGCTTTGGCCTCGCGTAA
- a CDS encoding NADH-ubiquinone oxidoreductase yields MLGRASLLMSGAVTQRAVVRSISPVKECRRFASGGHGPSYNEPSGYLFGEKPPAPGTKRVKDAWEMPWYLGMYGGAAVFALVMYFKPDRSVRTWAAPEAEKRLDEAGIEWRYKPSPNSGYPNGIP; encoded by the exons ATGTTGGGTCGTGCCAGCTTGTTGATGTCTGGCGCTGTAACACAACGCGCAGTAGTGCGCTCTATCTCTCCAGTCAAAGAATGCCGCCGATTTGCCTCAGGCGGCCACGGACCTAGCTACAACGAGCCATCTG GCTACTTGTTTGGTGAAAAG CCACCTGCACCAGGCACGAAGCGTGTAAAAGATGCCTGGGAAATGCCCTGGTACCTGGGCATGTATGGCGGTGCCGCCGTGTTTGCCCTTGTGATGTACTTCAAGCCCGACCGCAGTGTCCGGACATGGGCCGCTCCAGAAGCTGAGAAGCGTCTGGATGAGGCGGGTATTGAGTGGCGCTACAAGCCCTCGCCCAACTCAGGCTACCCGAATGGCATTCCTTAA
- a CDS encoding oxidative stress survival svf1-like protein, translated as MSGWGSWLTGSQPADAKPADGACPKENFFPVTDKYDQTQLLGELAPTDLHWTCPSGLSTETSTWYTTLENGAFFMNQIIYSPVGLFQPQVQMTFRYYDPNTGENVWKSKNVDSFQVLPNNKHSCKSSAFTIDFKDESNGSQSYNVSATLDNDVQLMYSMTRPSEAKGWKLGQGPKGGFSYFGENENSPDGYVVHRFWPYTKTSGMLVINGRAMEANGQGMFVQAIQGMRPNLVATRWNFGNFQSKENHGTSAIVMEFTTTSGYGKVDASSQTRVPQTVTIGSVVCGGKLVSVVGATRASNASEVPATRVQHESCARDELTGYDVPQVMKFVLQGPAVVGVDKPSADTVVQASMEVSLGSPSATKGLIEKVDVLAEIPYMVRKLVNYVAGAKPYIYQTLNPTQLKLELPESVAQAIGTDSSIEVPGVLFEEHTFISE; from the exons ATGTCAGGTTGGGGGAGTTGGTT AACGGGGAGTCAACCGGCAGATGCTAAGCCTGCTGATGGTGCATGCCCCAAAGAAAACTTCTTTCCTGTCACGGACAAGTATGATCAAacgcagctgctgggcgAACTGGCTCCAACCGATTTGCACTGGACGTGCCCTTCAGGTCTTTCTACGGAGACATCAACCTGGTATACGACACTTGAAAATGGTGCATTTTTTATGAACCAAATTATCTATTCGCCCGTGGGTCTTTTCCAGCCGCAGGTCCAGATGACATTCCGTTACTATGATCCCAACACAGGTGAAAATGTGTGGAAGTCGAAGAATGTCGACTCATTTCAGGTGCTTCCCAACAACAAGCATTCGTGCAAGTCGAGTGCTTTCACCATCGATTTCAAAGATGAGTCGAATGGCTCGCAATCGTACAATGTCTCTGCCACGCTAGACAACGATGTCCAGTTGATGTATTCCATGACCCGCCCTTCCGAAGCTAAGGGCTGGAAACTGGGTCAGGGTCCTAAAGGAGGCTTCAGTTACTTTGGAGAAAATGAGAACTCGCCGGATGGATACGTGGTGCATCGATTCTGGCCGTATACCAAGACGTCCGGTATGTTGGTGATCAACGGTCGTGCCATGGAGGCCAATGGCCAGGGCATGTTTGTGCAGGCCATTCAAGGTATGCGCCCGAACCTCGTCGCGACGCGTTGGAACTTTGGCAACTTCCAGAGCAAGGAAAACCATGGCACCAGTGCCATTGTGATGGAGTTTACGACTACGTCTGGCTATGGCAAGGTAGATGCGTCGTCGCAGACTCGCGTGCCGCAAACTGTAACAATAGGCTCAGTGGTTTGCGGTGGTAAGCTCGTGTCTGTTGTGGGTGCCACGCGTGCTTCTAATGCCAGCGAGGTGCCTGCTACGCGTGTACAGCATGAATCGTGTGCCAGGGACGAGCTGACGGGCTATGATGTGCCTCAGGTGATGAAGTTTGTTCTGCAGGGTCCGGCTGTCGTCGGTGTAGACAAGCCATCTGCTGACACCGTTGTCCAAGCATCTATGGAGGTGTCCCTCGGCTCTCCCTCGGCCACCAAGGGCCTGATTGAAAAAGTTGACGTGCTTGCTGAGATTCCGTACATGGTTCGCAAGCTCGTCAACTATGTGGCTGGAGCCAAGCCGTACATCTATCAAACACTGAATCCCACGCAATTGAAGCTCGAACTGCCTGAATCGGTGGCTCAGGCCATCGGAACAGACTCGTCGATCGAGGTGCCAGGCGTACTCTTTGAGGAGCATACATTCATTAGCGAGTGA
- a CDS encoding essential RNA-binding component of cleavage and polyadenylation factor, which yields MTNVLALPVEYVPSHATTSLFSSFRQRRPPSDDDWAHNEFDFEPFVKNDLQIKLETDDQTCPRFQRGRGTCHLGGACTLRHCLTPSPPIPTNQTRDVSRRTVCKHWLRGLCKKGDMCDYLHEYDLRRMPECRFFATFGFCNSTEDCLYVHIEPSVKRRRCERYERGFCELGPQCPKKHVRRTACPYYLAGFCPLGTECNMGHIKPFVPSPESRATTPLLTHRPLTMMEAFGGAPGIQELPTDRHTGRAMIPAKDWAAAAELRKSTASQDMNARKLNDVLCYKCGEYNHFANACPNSARLGLRDRGWRPM from the coding sequence ATGACCAACGTCTTGGCGTTGCCTGTTGAGTATgtgccgagccacgctACGACATCGCTGTTTTCTAGTTTCCGGCAGCGCAGACCACCCAGTGATGACGATTGGGCGCATAATGAGTTTGATTTTGAGCCGTTCGTGAAGAACGACTTGCAAATCAAGCTCGAGACGGATGACCAGACATGCCCGCGTTTCCAGCGTGGACGTGGTACGTGCCACTTGGGCGGTGCGtgcacgctgcgccacTGCCTGACGCCATCGCCCCCGATACCAACGAACCAGACCCGTGATGTGTCACGGCGCACGGTCTGCAAGCACTGGCTGCGAGGACTGTGCAAGAAGGGCGACATGTGCGACTACCTGCACGAGTACGacctgcggcgcatgccggAGTGCCGCTTTTTCGCCACTTTTGGATTCTGCAACTCGACGGAAGACTGCTTGTACGTGCACATTGAGCCTAGTGTCAAGCGCCGCCGGTGCGAACGCTATGAGCGTGGCTTTTGTGAATTGGGTCCCCAGTGTCCCAAGAAGCATGTGCGCCGCACCGCCTGCCCGTACTACCTAGCTGGCTTCTGCCCGCTGGGCACGGAGTGCAATATGGGTCATATTAAACCGTTTGTGCCGTCGCCAGAgtcgcgcgcgacgacgccgctctTGACGCACCGTCCACTGACCATGATGGAGGCGTTTGGCGGAGCGCCCGGCATTCAAGAGCTCCCCACCGACCGTCATACAGGCAGAGCTATGATTCCCGCCAAGGACtgggcagcagcagccgaACTGCGGAAGAGCACGGCCTCACAAGACATGAACGCACGCAAGCTCAACGATGTCCTGTGCTACAAGTGCGGCGAATACAATCACTTTGCCAATGCGTGCCCCAACTCGGCGCGTCTTGGCCTGCGCGACCGAGGCTGGCGGCCTATGTAG